The region GCCGAGAGGAGCGTCACCGTCACCGGGCCGGCGAAGCCGCCGGTGCGGCCGACGCTGACCTCGACCGGGGCGCTCCGGCCCTGCTCGAGCTCGAGGCTGGCGGAGGGGAGCGCAAGGTTGAAGCCTCCCGCCGTGTTCGCCGCACCGCCGCAGGCGGTCAGCACGGCGAGGAGGAGGCTCATGGCCAGCGCCAAGAGCGTAGACCTGCTCGAGCTGCAAGCCTTGTTGGGCATCCTAGTCCTCCCGCCCTGCCGCGTAGAGGATGCCGCCCAGGAGGTGCCGCATGAAGGCCGGGTCGGCGTAGCTCTCGGCGGTATGGCCGCCGGCGGTGTACCAGGAGCGCCCGCCGCCAAAGTCCTGGTACCAGGCGATGGGGTGGTCGTCGCCCATGGTGCCGCCCTCGAAGGTCGCGGTGTCGATGCGCAGGAGCACGGTGACGCCCCTGTCGCGCGGGTTGCTGCGGAAGTTGTACCACTCGTCGCTGCGCCGCCAGGGGTTGGGCAGGTGCCGGGTCGAAGGGTGGTCGGCGTCCTCGACGACGAGCGCGACCTCCTGGAACTGCAAGTCGCCCGTCGGATGGGCGTCGAAGACGGCGCCGACGAGCTCGCCGTACCAGGGCCAGCCGTAGCCCGTGTCGGAGGCGGAGTGGACGCCGACAAAGCCGCCGCCCGCCTGGATGTAGCCTTCGAAGGCCGCCTTGCCGGCCTCGTCCAGAACGTCCTCCGCGGTCTCCTCGTCGTCCGAGGTCAAGAGGAACATGACCGCGTCGTACCCTGCCAGGTTGTCCTCGCTGAAGGCGCTGGGGTCCTCGCTGTGGACGACCGTGAAGCCGTTGTCGCGGCCGAGCCCCTGCACCGCCAGGATGGCCTCGGCTATGGCGTTGTTGTGGTGCCAGCCCAGCCTCCTGGTGAAGACCAGGAGGCTCAAGGCCTCGTCCTCGCCGTTGCCGTTTTGAGGCGTGACGCTCAGGGCCAGCTCAGCGTCCCTCGTCAGCCCGCCGCTCAGGCCGCGCACGGCAAGCGTCTTACTCAGCGCCGGGGCGTCCTCGGCGATGGCGACGGTGAGGGTGCCACTGAGGTTGGTCTCGAGGCTGAGGGGCGCGGCGCTGACGCCGGTAGGCGGCTCCTCGAGGCTCACCGTCACCGGCCCGCTGAAGCCGCCCGTGGGGATGATACTCACCGTCACGGGGGCGCTGTCACCGGGTTCCAGCTCGAGCGTGGTCGGGCTGAGCGTCAGGCTGAAGTCCGGGTCCGGCCTCTCGCCCGGCGCGGGCGCGCCGCAGGCGACCAGAACGAGTCCGGCCAGCAGGAGGGTGATGAAAAGGGTGGAAAGCGTGCGCATGTATGGTCTCCTTTGGTGCCGTCAAGGTAGCTGTCAAGGTAACAGTCCTGCCTTAAGCCAGGATGAGCCCGACCAGGCGAGTTCTTCATCCCACTACCTCGCCGCTACCTCGCCGCGGCGTAGCGAATACCGCCCAGGACGTGCTCCAAAAAGGCCTCGTCGTCACGCCAGCTCTCCGGAAAGTGGCCGAGGCTGGTGTACCAGGCGCGGCCGCCGTCGTAGTCGTGGTACCAGGCGATGGGGTGGTCCGGACCCATGGTGGTGCCACGGACGCTCGAGACGTCGAAGCTGAGCAGGACGTTGACGTTCCCTCTCGGGTTGCTGTGGAAGCTGTAGACCTCGTCGTAATGCTGCCAGCGTCCCGGCAGGTGCGCGGTCGAGGGGTGCTCGCGGTCCTCGACCACGATGGTCGCGTTCTGAAAGCCCGCCTCGTTGGCGAAGTAGGCGCCGACCAGCCCCTCGTACCAGGGCCAGTACGTGGGACGGTTCTCACCGTAGGCCACCACCGAAGGGGAGTGGACGCCCATGAAGCCGCCGCCGCCCTGGATGAAGCTCTCCAAGGCGGCCTGCTGGGCGGCGTCCAAGACGGGCCCCGTGGTCATCAGGAAGATTATCGCGTCGTAGCGCGCCAGATTCGCGCTGTTAAAGTCATCGGCGTCTTCGCTGTGGTCGGCGCTGAAGCCGTGAGCCGCACCGAGCCGGCGGATCGCCGCCAAGCCCGCCGTAATGGTCTCGCGGTGGCGGAAAAAGCCTCGAGCGGTCTTGCTGAAGACCAGCACGCGGTAGCTCCCGGTCTCCTCCCGGACCGTCACGGTCAGCTCGCGGACGGACGGCTCACCCGAGGCCGCCTCGGCGCGCAGGGTGTAGGTGGTGTCCTCTCTCGGCCACACCACGTAACTCGTCCGGCCGGCTAGGTCGCCTCTCGCCGGCTCGAGCGCGACGGTGCTCTCCCCCTCGACCTGCCAGGACAGGGTGACGCTCTCTCCCGGCGTGACGGCCTCCGGGCTGGCGGTAAAGCTCACGATGCTGACCCCGCCGTCGTCCGCACCGTCGTCCGCACCGACGACCGAAAGGTTCAAGGCGGTGCCGGCGCTGCGTTCCATTCCTGCGGCCACGCCCCGCACGGTGACGGCCGCCGAGGTCACCGGCGGCGCGTCCGCCGCCGCGCGAAGTATGAGCGTGCCGCTCGCCTCCGCCGCCCCGACCGTCAGGGGATCGGCGCTGACGCCTGGCGGCGCAGCCTCCAGGCTCACCGCGACCGCGCCGCCAAAGCCGCCCCTGCGGCTCACGGTGACGGCAACGCTCGCCTCGCCGCCCTGCTCGAGCTCGAGCGTCCTGGGCTCGAGGCTCAGCCCGAAATCTCCTGCGTCGCCGCTACCGGGCGTGCTTTCCCCGCAGGCCGCCAGAGCGAATATCAGGGCGCATATCAGGCCAGCAGAGCGCGGCCAGGATGACCACATCGTCATAGTCGTCATAGTCGTCATACGGCAATCCTTTCATGACCCGCCCTTTTATAACCCGCGATGTGCCGCGGGTTCTAGCCTAGCCAGCCTAACAGATGTCCGGTACAGCTTTATCACCCGCGCTACTCGAGCAAACCGGCAAAGCTCCTACCCGGCCCCTGCCAAACGACGCCCAGAAGCTCCGCGACGGTGGCGCCCAGGTCGGCGAAGCTCTCGCGGCTACCGAGAGCGGCGGCTCGAAGCCCCGGCCCATAGACGAGCAACAGCCCGTACTCGCGGCTGTGATCGCTGCCGGGCCAGGTCGGGTCGTTGCCGTGGTCGCTGGTCAGGACGAGCAGACCGTCCTCGCCGGTCGCCGCCAACAGCTCCGGCAGCCGCGCGTCGAAGTCTAAGAGCGCCCGCGCGTAGCCCGCCGGGTCGCGGCGGTGCCCGTAGAGCGAGTCGAACTCGACTAAGTTGGTGAAGACGAGCCCCCGCGGCCGCCGCTTCATGAGCGCCACGGTCTGGTCCACGCCGTCCATGTTCGATGTGCTGGAGACCTCCTCGGTGAAGCCGCGCCGGGCGTAGATGTCGGGGATCTTGCCGACGCCGATCACCTCGAGCCCCGCCTCCTTGAGCCTGTCCAAGACGGTGGGATAAGGCGGCTCGAGCGAGTAGTCCTTGCGGGCGTGGCCGAGGCGCCTGAAACGGCCGGGCTCGCCCGCGAAGGGCCGGGCGATGACGCGGGCCACCGCGTGCTCGCCCCGCAGGATCTCCCTGGCCGCCAAGCAAGCGCGGTAGAGCTCGTCTAAGGGCACGACCTCCACGTGCGCGGCCACCTGAAAGACGCTGTCGGCGCTGGTGTAGACGATCGCTTTGCCCGTCCTCAGGTGTTCCTCGCCGAGCTCGTCGATAACCTCCGTGCCCGAGGCCCGAAGGTTGCCGAGCGTCCCCCGCCCGGTGGCCGCTTCAAAGGCCGCCATCACCTCGTCCGGAAAGCGCTGGTAGGTCTTGAAGGCCCCCTCCAGGACCACCCCCATGAACTCCCAGTGGCCGGTGCTGGTGTCCTTGCCGGGCGAGACCTCGGCCATGCGTCCGTAACAGGCCAGCGGCGCAGGGGTGGCCGCGAGGCCGCCGACGCCAGGAATGGCGCCGAGGCCCAGGCGCGCCAGGTTGGGCAGGTTCGCGCCCGTCGCCGCCAGGGTGTGGTCCAGGGTGTGCGCCCCCGCGTCGCCAAACCGCTCGGCGTCGGGCAGCGCGCCGACGCCAACGGAGTCCAAGACGACGATGGTGATGGTGGTGACGGCCTTGCCTGTGCGGATCATGCCTGTAGTACCTGTAGTCATGCCTGTAGTATAGGTCGCGCCTGGGGCATAATGGCGGGGTGACCTTGGCTGATCAGGTGCTGACCACGGTAGCGGCGCTCGTCCCCGAGGCTGGGACGCTCGTCGTGGCGGTT is a window of Deinococcota bacterium DNA encoding:
- a CDS encoding phosphopentomutase, whose translation is MTTGTTGMIRTGKAVTTITIVVLDSVGVGALPDAERFGDAGAHTLDHTLAATGANLPNLARLGLGAIPGVGGLAATPAPLACYGRMAEVSPGKDTSTGHWEFMGVVLEGAFKTYQRFPDEVMAAFEAATGRGTLGNLRASGTEVIDELGEEHLRTGKAIVYTSADSVFQVAAHVEVVPLDELYRACLAAREILRGEHAVARVIARPFAGEPGRFRRLGHARKDYSLEPPYPTVLDRLKEAGLEVIGVGKIPDIYARRGFTEEVSSTSNMDGVDQTVALMKRRPRGLVFTNLVEFDSLYGHRRDPAGYARALLDFDARLPELLAATGEDGLLVLTSDHGNDPTWPGSDHSREYGLLLVYGPGLRAAALGSRESFADLGATVAELLGVVWQGPGRSFAGLLE
- a CDS encoding ThuA domain-containing protein, producing MRTLSTLFITLLLAGLVLVACGAPAPGERPDPDFSLTLSPTTLELEPGDSAPVTVSIIPTGGFSGPVTVSLEEPPTGVSAAPLSLETNLSGTLTVAIAEDAPALSKTLAVRGLSGGLTRDAELALSVTPQNGNGEDEALSLLVFTRRLGWHHNNAIAEAILAVQGLGRDNGFTVVHSEDPSAFSEDNLAGYDAVMFLLTSDDEETAEDVLDEAGKAAFEGYIQAGGGFVGVHSASDTGYGWPWYGELVGAVFDAHPTGDLQFQEVALVVEDADHPSTRHLPNPWRRSDEWYNFRSNPRDRGVTVLLRIDTATFEGGTMGDDHPIAWYQDFGGGRSWYTAGGHTAESYADPAFMRHLLGGILYAAGRED
- a CDS encoding ThuA domain-containing protein, giving the protein MTTMTTMTMWSSWPRSAGLICALIFALAACGESTPGSGDAGDFGLSLEPRTLELEQGGEASVAVTVSRRGGFGGAVAVSLEAAPPGVSADPLTVGAAEASGTLILRAAADAPPVTSAAVTVRGVAAGMERSAGTALNLSVVGADDGADDGGVSIVSFTASPEAVTPGESVTLSWQVEGESTVALEPARGDLAGRTSYVVWPREDTTYTLRAEAASGEPSVRELTVTVREETGSYRVLVFSKTARGFFRHRETITAGLAAIRRLGAAHGFSADHSEDADDFNSANLARYDAIIFLMTTGPVLDAAQQAALESFIQGGGGFMGVHSPSVVAYGENRPTYWPWYEGLVGAYFANEAGFQNATIVVEDREHPSTAHLPGRWQHYDEVYSFHSNPRGNVNVLLSFDVSSVRGTTMGPDHPIAWYHDYDGGRAWYTSLGHFPESWRDDEAFLEHVLGGIRYAAAR